From a single Longimicrobiaceae bacterium genomic region:
- a CDS encoding ABC transporter substrate-binding protein, which translates to MRLSSGAGPRVLAAGAALLALAACGGGGGDKAGGAAPGADANGHYKTFAGGPPGGTLIVLADREPDELNPLTFDSNPAFQVVHLVFRALARRDSTLSGYQPDLLQSWETRPDSTLVLHLRPDVKWHDGVPVRAEDVVFTINAQKDPKVASPRKPDLDPVTSATAQDSLTVLVRFKEMGPSTVNALLELVPVPKHILGTADLAQMRFHPFGRKPVGDGLFRFASWNAGQQVVVEANPDAPEGRPSLDRVVLRIIPDNNAAMTMLLSGQGDLLRVPSDQRARLQGSQAVKLYHAPRVRPAWIAWNVSKPPVNDIRVRQALLMAVDRPGIVKGLFAGAGEPALTPIPASLREHSPDVRPIPFDPAGAGRLLDAAGWRDTNGDGIRDQGGRPLRIEVDYSSSDPTRQDVLVAMQAALRKVGVDLSVHPYESTAWVQRLRERQFQGSFWGWGWGPGVMGPNAQQLFGTK; encoded by the coding sequence ATGAGGCTTTCCAGCGGAGCGGGACCCCGCGTGCTGGCGGCGGGCGCCGCGCTGCTCGCCCTGGCGGCGTGCGGCGGCGGCGGTGGCGACAAGGCCGGCGGCGCCGCGCCCGGAGCGGATGCGAACGGGCACTACAAGACCTTCGCGGGCGGCCCTCCCGGCGGCACGCTCATCGTCCTCGCCGACCGCGAGCCAGACGAGCTGAACCCGCTCACCTTCGACAGCAACCCGGCCTTTCAGGTGGTGCACCTGGTGTTCCGCGCGCTCGCCCGGCGCGACAGCACCCTCAGCGGCTACCAGCCGGACCTGCTCCAGTCGTGGGAGACGCGGCCGGACAGCACGCTCGTCCTCCACCTGCGCCCGGACGTGAAGTGGCACGACGGCGTGCCGGTGCGGGCTGAGGACGTGGTGTTCACCATCAACGCGCAGAAGGACCCCAAGGTCGCCTCGCCGCGCAAACCGGACCTGGACCCCGTCACCTCCGCCACCGCGCAGGACAGCCTCACGGTGCTGGTGCGGTTTAAGGAGATGGGTCCGTCCACCGTGAACGCGCTGCTGGAACTGGTGCCGGTGCCGAAGCACATCCTGGGCACGGCCGACCTGGCGCAGATGCGCTTCCACCCCTTCGGCCGCAAGCCGGTCGGCGACGGGCTGTTCCGCTTCGCCAGCTGGAATGCCGGGCAGCAGGTGGTAGTCGAGGCGAACCCCGACGCGCCGGAAGGCCGGCCGTCGCTGGACCGCGTGGTGCTGCGCATCATCCCCGACAACAACGCGGCCATGACCATGCTGCTGTCGGGCCAGGGCGACCTGCTGCGCGTGCCCAGCGACCAGCGGGCGCGGCTGCAGGGCAGCCAGGCGGTGAAGCTGTACCACGCCCCGCGCGTGCGGCCGGCATGGATCGCGTGGAACGTGAGCAAGCCGCCCGTCAACGACATCCGCGTGCGGCAGGCGCTGCTCATGGCGGTGGACCGCCCCGGCATCGTGAAGGGCCTGTTCGCGGGGGCGGGCGAGCCTGCGCTGACGCCGATTCCCGCCAGCCTGCGCGAGCACAGCCCGGACGTGCGTCCCATCCCGTTCGACCCGGCGGGCGCGGGGCGGCTGCTGGACGCGGCGGGGTGGCGCGACACCAACGGCGACGGCATCCGCGACCAGGGCGGGCGGCCGCTTCGCATCGAGGTGGACTACAGCTCCAGCGACCCCACGCGGCAGGACGTGCTGGTCGCCATGCAGGCGGCGTTGCGCAAGGTGGGCGTGGACCTCTCCGTCCACCCGTACGAGAGCACGGCGTGGGTGCAGCGCCTTCGCGAGCGGCAGTTCCAGGGCTCGTTCTGGGGGTGGGGCTGGGGACCGGGCGTGATGGGGCCCAACGCGCAGCAGCTCTTCGGGACCAAGT
- a CDS encoding GNAT family N-acetyltransferase, whose protein sequence is MSETFRPARREEVPEIARLEAHSFPSTQRGHGWWEDWLMNGPHGGLEALWVGEEAGRPIAACQLLWMRQWIGGVTIPVMGLGSVAIAPTHRRRGMAGRLLTAGFEHARERGDVGSVLYPFRASFYEDLGYGLAGEAHQYQVPPALLPDDREGRKRVRLVTTEADERAMFAVYTEGARHQTGQMDRSERNWSKAWGGEDQAAVVYWSDSGEAEGYCIVRYRADLPLTERFLEVEERMWLTLEAQRGIYGWLSTLGDQWREIVYRAHPEEGFGDRLHEPRLPLLSAPGWGLWFPSATLLRGPMFRLLDVPEALALRPVSAAVEITLGLEVDDEQIPENRGAWRVHMEGGRCEVEPLRGGAVDATLTLPVDTLSRIYIGAIAPWQAVAGGLASIDNPGVMQVLDAALHLPKPWTFDRF, encoded by the coding sequence GTGTCCGAAACGTTCCGCCCGGCGCGGCGGGAAGAGGTGCCCGAGATCGCGCGCCTGGAAGCGCACAGCTTCCCGTCCACACAGCGCGGGCACGGCTGGTGGGAGGACTGGCTGATGAACGGCCCCCACGGCGGGCTGGAGGCGCTGTGGGTGGGCGAGGAGGCGGGGCGCCCCATCGCCGCCTGCCAGCTGCTGTGGATGCGGCAGTGGATCGGCGGCGTCACCATCCCCGTCATGGGCCTGGGCTCGGTCGCCATCGCGCCCACACACCGGCGCCGGGGGATGGCGGGCCGGCTGCTCACCGCCGGCTTCGAGCACGCCCGCGAGCGCGGCGACGTGGGGTCCGTCCTCTACCCCTTTCGTGCGTCGTTCTACGAGGACCTGGGCTACGGCCTGGCGGGCGAGGCGCACCAGTACCAGGTGCCGCCCGCGCTGCTGCCCGACGACCGCGAGGGCCGCAAGCGCGTGCGCTTGGTGACGACGGAGGCCGACGAGCGGGCGATGTTCGCCGTGTACACCGAGGGCGCCCGGCACCAGACTGGGCAGATGGACCGCAGCGAGCGCAACTGGAGCAAGGCGTGGGGCGGCGAGGACCAGGCCGCCGTCGTCTACTGGAGCGACAGCGGCGAGGCCGAGGGCTACTGCATCGTGCGCTACCGCGCCGACCTGCCGCTCACCGAGCGCTTCCTGGAGGTGGAGGAGCGCATGTGGCTCACGCTCGAGGCGCAGCGCGGCATCTACGGCTGGCTGTCTACCCTGGGCGACCAGTGGCGCGAGATCGTGTACCGCGCGCACCCCGAGGAGGGCTTCGGCGACCGGCTGCACGAGCCGCGGCTGCCGCTGCTGAGCGCGCCCGGCTGGGGCCTGTGGTTCCCCTCGGCCACGCTGCTGCGCGGGCCCATGTTCCGCCTGCTCGACGTGCCCGAGGCGCTGGCCCTTCGCCCCGTCTCGGCCGCCGTCGAGATCACGCTGGGGCTGGAGGTGGACGACGAGCAGATCCCGGAGAACCGCGGCGCGTGGCGCGTGCACATGGAGGGCGGGCGCTGCGAGGTGGAGCCGCTGCGGGGTGGCGCGGTGGATGCAACGCTCACGCTGCCGGTAGACACGCTGTCGCGCATCTACATCGGCGCCATCGCGCCCTGGCAGGCGGTGGCGGGCGGCCTGGCATCCATCGACAACCCCGGGGTGATGCAGGTGCTGGACGCGGCGCTCCACCTTCCCAAGCCGTGGACGTTCGACCGTTTCTGA